One Spiribacter halobius DNA segment encodes these proteins:
- a CDS encoding sarcosine oxidase subunit delta, whose protein sequence is MLLIECPWCGPRDESEFSYGGEAHIARPVEPDALSDEQWAEYLFARKNPKGWHREQWLHAHGCRRWFNVERHTVSYEIRRVYRMGQIPATTEEGA, encoded by the coding sequence ATGCTGCTGATCGAATGCCCCTGGTGCGGGCCGCGGGACGAGAGCGAGTTCAGCTATGGCGGCGAGGCGCATATCGCGCGGCCTGTCGAGCCGGATGCGCTCTCCGACGAGCAGTGGGCGGAGTATCTGTTCGCGCGGAAGAATCCCAAGGGCTGGCACCGGGAACAGTGGCTGCACGCCCACGGCTGCCGGCGCTGGTTCAATGTCGAGCGCCACACCGTCAGCTACGAGATCCGCCGGGTGTACCGCATGGGTCAGATTCCGGCGACGACGGAGGAGGGCGCATGA
- a CDS encoding FAD-binding and (Fe-S)-binding domain-containing protein, translating to MVAQPAETARSGGGTARPGDSALATRLRRELRGEVLFDAFSRGRYSTDASVYQIEPIGVVVPRDEQDVASAIAIARETGVPVLPRGGGTSQCGQTVNEALVLDCSKYMNRALSVDPERQVAVVQPGVVLDELNKSLKRHGLWYPVDVSTSAQATLGGMAGNNSCGTRSLRYGNMVHNTRAIDAVLPDGEALHFGALPPPDSIPEGSARYRELVRALHALYGRERDELAARFPDLRRRVGGYNLDRLAPEGGNLAKLLVGSEGTLAFFQRIEIDLSRLPAHKTLGICHFPTFRSAMEAAKPIVEELSPAAVELVDNTLIELGLEIDIFRPVMERYIKGRPAAALFVEFSGDDRDTEIAHLDRLAELMADLGHPDSVVKVIEPAEQGAVWGVRKAGLNIMMSMKGDGKPVSFIEDCAVPLEHLPDYTERLTAVFHKHGTEGTWYAHASEGCLHVRPIINLKEDAGARKMRAIAEEAFAMVREYKGSHSGEHGDGIVRSEFHRDMFGDRLVAAFGEVKRLFDPAGLMNPGRIVDPPRMDDRTLMRYKPGYRTIPLRTALDWTAQGGFAAAVEMCNNNGHCRKFDAAVMCPSYRATRNEQDLTRGRANSLRLALSGQLGEDALTSDDMYQTLAKCVSCKGCRRECPTGVDMAKMKVEFLHHYHARHGRSLRDRLIAHMPRYAPWASRLRWLANARDRIPGLAALSERLIGFAAARPLPRWAARPFRDEGTLAEGSRGRVVLFADTFNRWFEPRHLRDAVQVLAAGGYEVIAAPSGGGRPLCCGRTYLSVGDTDAARAEARRTIEALLPHVRAGTPVVGLEPSCLLTLRDEFRSLLPGEDSDALASHAYLLEEFLASELDAGRLELPLAPQPGRRALLHGHCHQKAFDAVRPIERVLGLIPELRVETIPGTCCGMAGAFGYQAEHHETSLAIGELDVLPAVREAEADTWIVADGTSCRHQMADGAGRGDAMHVASALAAALAPETTHG from the coding sequence ATGGTTGCGCAGCCGGCAGAAACGGCCCGCTCCGGCGGCGGCACGGCAAGGCCGGGGGACAGTGCCCTGGCCACACGGCTGCGCCGGGAGCTGCGCGGCGAGGTACTCTTCGACGCCTTCTCCCGGGGGCGGTATTCCACCGACGCCTCCGTCTATCAGATCGAGCCCATTGGCGTCGTCGTGCCCCGGGACGAGCAGGACGTCGCCAGCGCCATCGCGATCGCCCGTGAGACCGGGGTGCCGGTGCTGCCGCGGGGCGGCGGGACCTCGCAGTGCGGGCAGACCGTCAACGAGGCGCTGGTCCTCGACTGCAGCAAGTACATGAACCGTGCGCTGTCCGTGGACCCGGAGCGTCAGGTCGCCGTGGTCCAGCCCGGCGTGGTGCTGGACGAGCTGAACAAGTCCCTGAAGCGACATGGCCTCTGGTATCCGGTGGATGTCTCCACCTCGGCCCAGGCGACCCTCGGCGGGATGGCCGGCAACAACAGCTGCGGCACCCGGAGCCTGCGCTACGGCAACATGGTGCACAACACCCGCGCCATCGATGCCGTGCTGCCCGACGGCGAGGCGCTGCACTTCGGTGCGTTGCCGCCGCCTGACAGCATCCCCGAGGGGTCCGCCCGCTATCGCGAGCTGGTGCGGGCGCTGCATGCCCTGTACGGCCGGGAGCGCGACGAGCTCGCCGCGCGCTTCCCGGACCTGCGGCGGCGGGTGGGCGGCTACAACCTGGATCGGCTCGCCCCCGAGGGCGGCAACCTCGCCAAGCTGCTGGTGGGATCCGAGGGAACGCTCGCCTTCTTCCAGCGCATCGAGATCGACCTGTCGCGGCTGCCGGCCCACAAGACCCTCGGCATCTGCCACTTCCCCACGTTCCGCTCCGCCATGGAGGCGGCCAAGCCCATCGTCGAGGAGCTCTCTCCCGCCGCGGTGGAGCTGGTGGACAATACCCTCATCGAGCTAGGGCTGGAGATCGACATCTTCCGCCCGGTGATGGAGCGCTACATCAAGGGGCGCCCCGCGGCGGCGCTGTTCGTCGAGTTCTCCGGCGACGACCGCGACACCGAGATCGCCCATCTCGACCGCCTCGCCGAGCTGATGGCCGACCTTGGCCATCCGGACAGCGTGGTGAAGGTGATCGAGCCCGCCGAGCAGGGCGCCGTCTGGGGCGTGCGCAAGGCCGGGCTCAATATCATGATGTCCATGAAGGGGGACGGGAAGCCGGTCTCTTTCATCGAGGACTGTGCGGTACCCCTGGAGCACCTGCCGGACTACACCGAGCGCCTCACCGCCGTGTTCCACAAGCACGGCACGGAGGGGACCTGGTACGCCCACGCCTCCGAGGGCTGCCTGCACGTGCGCCCCATCATCAACCTCAAGGAGGATGCGGGGGCGCGGAAGATGCGCGCCATCGCCGAGGAAGCCTTCGCCATGGTGCGGGAGTACAAGGGCTCCCACTCCGGCGAGCACGGCGATGGCATCGTGCGCTCGGAGTTCCATCGCGACATGTTCGGCGACCGCCTCGTCGCCGCCTTCGGCGAGGTCAAGCGCCTGTTCGATCCTGCCGGGCTGATGAACCCCGGGCGCATCGTCGACCCGCCGCGCATGGACGACCGCACCCTCATGCGCTACAAGCCCGGCTACCGTACGATCCCCCTGCGCACGGCCCTGGACTGGACCGCCCAGGGCGGCTTCGCGGCGGCCGTGGAGATGTGCAACAACAACGGCCACTGCCGCAAGTTCGACGCCGCGGTGATGTGCCCCTCCTACCGGGCCACCCGCAACGAGCAGGACCTCACCCGCGGCCGCGCCAACAGCCTGCGTCTGGCCCTCTCCGGGCAGCTCGGCGAGGACGCGCTCACCAGTGACGACATGTACCAGACGCTGGCGAAGTGCGTGAGCTGCAAGGGCTGCCGGCGGGAGTGTCCGACGGGCGTGGACATGGCCAAGATGAAGGTGGAGTTCCTCCATCACTACCACGCCCGCCACGGCCGCAGCCTGCGCGACCGGCTGATCGCCCACATGCCGCGCTATGCCCCCTGGGCCTCGCGCCTGCGGTGGCTCGCCAACGCCCGGGACCGAATCCCGGGCCTGGCCGCCCTGTCCGAGCGCCTGATCGGCTTCGCCGCTGCGCGGCCGCTGCCCCGGTGGGCGGCCCGGCCCTTCCGCGACGAAGGCACCCTCGCCGAGGGCAGCCGCGGCCGCGTGGTGCTGTTCGCGGACACCTTCAACCGCTGGTTCGAGCCGCGGCATCTGCGGGACGCGGTGCAGGTGCTCGCCGCCGGCGGCTACGAGGTCATCGCCGCGCCGAGCGGTGGCGGGCGACCGCTCTGCTGCGGGCGCACCTACCTCTCGGTGGGAGATACCGACGCCGCCCGCGCCGAGGCCCGGCGCACCATCGAGGCCCTGCTGCCCCACGTTCGGGCCGGCACCCCCGTGGTCGGCCTTGAGCCCTCCTGCCTGCTCACCCTGCGCGACGAATTCCGCTCCCTGCTGCCGGGGGAGGACAGTGATGCCCTCGCCAGTCACGCCTACCTGCTGGAGGAGTTCCTGGCGTCCGAGCTCGATGCCGGTCGCCTCGAGCTGCCGCTGGCGCCGCAGCCGGGGCGGCGCGCCCTGCTCCACGGCCACTGCCATCAGAAGGCCTTCGACGCGGTGCGTCCCATCGAGCGGGTGCTCGGCTTGATCCCCGAGCTCAGGGTGGAGACCATTCCGGGCACCTGCTGCGGCATGGCGGGCGCCTTCGGCTACCAGGCGGAGCATCACGAGACCTCCCTCGCCATCGGCGAGCTGGACGTCCTGCCCGCCGTGCGCGAGGCCGAGGCCGATACCTGGATCGTGGCGGACGGCACCAGCTGCCGCCACCAGATGGCCGACGGCGCCGGCCGTGGCGACGCCATGCACGTCGCCTCGGCGCTCGCCGCCGCGCTGGCGCCGGAGACCACCCATGGCTGA
- a CDS encoding sarcosine oxidase subunit gamma encodes MSETPTRHGALDGLPALQHPGVTVAPVLPGGVLNLRGRIGEAGFRDGVAEALGAAPPAAPNTVARGRGVTLLWLGPDEWLAVADPELTPSVEELMARLQGMHAAVTDLGDGQTWIELAGHQARDLLARGCPLDLHPQSFPAGRCAQTRLAQASVLLYALDSGRLWLQVRRSMARYLWSWLAASLDRLEVVEADAEPAAALQARSAP; translated from the coding sequence ATGTCTGAGACGCCCACTCGACACGGGGCCCTTGACGGGCTGCCGGCCCTGCAGCATCCCGGAGTGACGGTGGCGCCGGTGCTACCCGGTGGCGTGCTCAACCTCCGCGGCCGCATCGGTGAGGCCGGCTTTCGCGACGGCGTGGCGGAGGCCCTCGGTGCCGCGCCTCCCGCAGCCCCCAATACCGTCGCCCGGGGCCGGGGCGTAACACTGCTCTGGCTCGGCCCGGACGAGTGGCTGGCGGTGGCCGACCCCGAGCTGACGCCCTCGGTGGAGGAACTGATGGCCCGGCTGCAGGGCATGCACGCCGCGGTCACCGACCTCGGCGATGGCCAGACCTGGATCGAGCTCGCAGGCCACCAGGCCCGCGATCTCCTCGCTCGCGGCTGCCCGCTGGACCTCCACCCGCAGTCGTTCCCCGCCGGGCGCTGCGCCCAGACCCGCCTGGCCCAGGCCAGCGTGCTCCTCTACGCCCTCGACTCCGGGCGCCTGTGGCTGCAGGTCCGCCGCAGCATGGCCCGTTACCTCTGGAGCTGGCTTGCCGCGAGCCTCGACCGCCTCGAGGTGGTCGAGGCAGACGCCGAACCCGCCGCCGCGCTCCAGGCCCGCTCCGCGCCGTAG
- the gltX gene encoding glutamate--tRNA ligase has translation MTPPAVKTRFAPSPTGLLHLGNLRTALFNVLLARAAGGRFCLRIEDSDAARSETRYLDALLEDLRWLGLDWDEGPGDGQPESAWRQAERGGVYAPLFERLEEAGAAYPCFCSAEALAEARARQRAAGQPPRYPGTCAAIPRAEARRRLAAGEAATLRFRVPAARRITFDDGVRGPQAFASADLGDFVIRRTDGTAAFLFGNAVDDALGGITHVLRGEDHLANTPRQLLLLQALGFAAPVYAHLPMIVGDDGAPLSKRHGAGAVAELRAAGYRPEALLNYLARLGYQPASDELLDLDGLARGFRLAALGRAPARFDGAQLDHWQERAMAVLPVAALTAWLPADLVPSEAREALVATVRPNLRFPQELADWARRLYDPAPLTLAADAAATLVAAGPGFFDAVSEVIAASPGAGWDSLRRALAEATGCRGRALFLPLRLALTGVPHGPGLGELLDLMPDDIRRARLERARELAANGTSLDASDPQQPH, from the coding sequence ATGACGCCGCCTGCCGTGAAAACCCGGTTTGCGCCGAGCCCGACGGGCCTGCTGCATCTCGGCAACCTGCGCACCGCGCTGTTCAACGTCCTGCTGGCGCGTGCCGCGGGCGGGCGTTTCTGCCTGCGCATCGAGGACAGCGATGCCGCGCGCAGCGAGACCCGGTATCTGGACGCGCTGCTGGAGGACCTGCGCTGGCTCGGACTGGACTGGGATGAGGGGCCCGGAGACGGTCAGCCGGAGTCGGCGTGGCGGCAGGCCGAGCGCGGTGGGGTGTACGCGCCGCTGTTCGAGCGCCTGGAGGAGGCCGGCGCCGCCTATCCCTGCTTCTGCAGCGCCGAGGCGCTCGCCGAAGCGCGGGCGCGGCAGCGGGCGGCCGGGCAGCCGCCACGTTACCCGGGCACCTGTGCCGCCATCCCGCGGGCCGAGGCCCGCCGGCGGCTCGCCGCCGGCGAGGCGGCCACGCTGCGCTTCCGGGTGCCCGCTGCCCGGCGCATCACCTTCGACGACGGCGTGCGCGGCCCCCAGGCGTTCGCAAGCGCTGATCTCGGCGACTTCGTGATTCGCCGGACCGACGGCACGGCGGCGTTCCTGTTTGGCAATGCCGTGGACGACGCCCTTGGCGGTATTACTCACGTCCTGCGCGGCGAGGACCATCTCGCCAATACCCCGCGTCAGCTTCTGCTGCTCCAGGCACTCGGATTCGCTGCGCCGGTCTATGCCCATCTGCCGATGATCGTCGGCGACGACGGGGCGCCGCTGTCCAAGCGCCATGGCGCGGGGGCGGTGGCGGAACTGCGCGCGGCAGGCTACCGCCCGGAGGCACTGCTCAACTATCTGGCCCGGCTCGGCTATCAGCCGGCGTCGGACGAGCTGCTGGACCTGGACGGCCTTGCCCGCGGGTTCCGCCTCGCCGCGCTGGGGCGCGCTCCTGCGCGCTTCGACGGCGCCCAGCTCGATCACTGGCAGGAGCGCGCGATGGCCGTGCTGCCGGTGGCGGCGCTGACGGCGTGGCTGCCGGCGGACCTCGTGCCGTCCGAGGCCCGGGAGGCCCTGGTGGCAACCGTGCGCCCGAACCTGCGCTTTCCACAGGAGCTGGCGGACTGGGCGCGCAGGCTCTACGATCCGGCGCCGCTGACGCTGGCGGCCGACGCCGCGGCGACGCTGGTCGCGGCGGGGCCGGGTTTCTTCGATGCCGTGTCGGAGGTTATCGCGGCCAGTCCCGGTGCCGGCTGGGACAGCCTGCGCCGGGCCCTCGCGGAGGCCACCGGCTGCCGCGGCCGGGCGCTGTTCCTGCCGCTGCGCCTGGCGCTCACCGGCGTGCCCCACGGGCCGGGCCTGGGCGAGCTGCTCGACCTCATGCCCGACGACATCCGCCGCGCCCGTCTGGAGCGGGCGCGTGAACTCGCTGCCAACGGGACGAGCCTCGATGCTTCGGATCCACAACAGCCTCACTGA
- a CDS encoding ribonucleotide reductase subunit alpha, which produces MTMIDSFASLIRAAREQREPQRLLFVFARPVLPDDHDAAQAERFRAGQGGALQPLMCVDREPEELSSLEALAAEAPDPDQDWQVVLVAAISGQNGRAPSDDDATHGLNTMIKTIHAGGDLSGFVAFDRKGQPLRFE; this is translated from the coding sequence ATGACCATGATCGACAGCTTTGCCAGCCTGATTCGGGCGGCTCGGGAGCAGCGGGAGCCGCAGCGGCTACTGTTCGTCTTCGCCCGCCCGGTGTTGCCGGATGATCACGATGCGGCGCAGGCCGAGCGTTTCCGGGCGGGGCAGGGCGGCGCGCTGCAGCCGCTGATGTGCGTGGACCGCGAGCCCGAAGAGCTGTCCAGCCTGGAGGCGCTGGCCGCCGAGGCACCGGATCCGGACCAGGACTGGCAGGTGGTGCTGGTGGCGGCCATCTCCGGGCAGAACGGCCGCGCACCGAGCGACGATGACGCCACTCACGGACTCAACACGATGATCAAGACCATCCATGCCGGGGGCGATCTCTCCGGGTTCGTGGCCTTCGACCGCAAGGGCCAGCCACTGCGCTTCGAGTGA
- a CDS encoding UDP-2,3-diacylglucosamine diphosphatase, with translation MPAERAAIARHDSHAAPVLFAADMHLDPDRPAVTEAFLRFLASDAARAQALYLLGDLFEAWIGDDAVPPEHPVLAALRRLTDSGVSLWLMHGNRDFLLGEGFEAATGGTLLPEPSLIRIDDEPVLIEHGDALCTDDGEYQRFRAIVRDPAWQSRFLALSVSERLAQARQARAQSSQHGQATADAIMDVNPGAVAERFREFGVRRLIHGHTHRPAVHESEVDGTPVTRIVLGDWFEQGSLLRVTDGEYRLETLPLPRK, from the coding sequence ATGCCTGCCGAAAGGGCAGCCATTGCCCGCCATGATAGCCACGCCGCGCCGGTGCTGTTCGCCGCCGACATGCACCTCGACCCGGACCGCCCGGCCGTCACCGAGGCCTTCCTGCGCTTTCTCGCCAGCGACGCTGCCCGCGCCCAGGCTCTTTATCTGCTGGGCGATCTGTTCGAGGCCTGGATCGGCGACGACGCCGTGCCCCCCGAGCACCCCGTGCTCGCCGCCCTCCGGCGGCTTACGGACAGTGGCGTCTCGCTGTGGCTCATGCACGGCAATCGGGATTTCCTTCTGGGCGAGGGGTTCGAGGCGGCCACGGGCGGCACGTTGCTGCCGGAACCCAGCCTGATCCGCATCGACGACGAGCCGGTGCTCATCGAGCACGGCGACGCCCTGTGCACAGACGATGGCGAATACCAGCGCTTCCGCGCCATAGTCCGCGACCCGGCATGGCAGTCGCGCTTTCTCGCCCTGTCGGTGAGCGAGCGCCTGGCCCAGGCCAGGCAGGCGCGGGCGCAGAGCTCGCAGCATGGTCAGGCCACGGCGGATGCGATCATGGACGTGAACCCGGGGGCGGTGGCCGAGCGCTTCCGCGAGTTTGGCGTCCGCCGCCTGATCCACGGCCATACCCATCGCCCGGCAGTGCACGAGTCCGAGGTGGACGGCACCCCCGTCACCCGCATCGTCCTCGGCGACTGGTTCGAGCAGGGCAGTCTGCTGCGCGTGACCGATGGCGAGTATCGGCTGGAGACGCTGCCGCTTCCTCGGAAGTAG
- a CDS encoding GntR family transcriptional regulator: MAEPGAPMRIVKPSLHAACADRIREKISSGALAPGERIPERELCEQFGVSRTPLREALKALAAEGLVELSPNRGAHVARLDRQDIEEVFEVMASLEALAGELACQRISEAELADVRALHYEMRAHYERGNLPEYFRCNQRIHQAIIAAARNATLQRVHEGLAGRLQRARYVANLSGQRWAGAVAEHERILDALVARDGERLAELLRGHLRHKLDAVIEARFTTNGEAKTEAGDG, encoded by the coding sequence ATGGCTGAGCCGGGAGCCCCGATGAGGATCGTCAAGCCGTCCCTGCACGCGGCCTGCGCTGACCGCATCCGCGAGAAGATCTCCTCGGGCGCCCTGGCGCCCGGCGAGCGCATCCCCGAGCGGGAGCTCTGCGAGCAGTTCGGCGTCTCCCGCACGCCGCTACGGGAAGCCCTGAAGGCGCTGGCGGCGGAAGGCCTGGTGGAGCTCTCGCCCAATCGCGGCGCCCACGTCGCCCGACTGGATCGGCAGGACATCGAGGAGGTCTTCGAGGTCATGGCGAGCCTGGAGGCCCTGGCGGGCGAGCTCGCCTGCCAGCGCATCTCCGAGGCCGAGCTCGCCGACGTCCGCGCCCTGCACTACGAGATGCGCGCCCACTACGAGCGCGGCAATCTGCCCGAGTACTTCCGCTGCAACCAGCGCATCCACCAGGCGATTATCGCGGCTGCCCGCAACGCGACGCTGCAGCGGGTGCACGAAGGACTCGCCGGGCGCCTGCAGCGCGCCCGCTACGTCGCCAATCTCAGCGGCCAGCGCTGGGCCGGCGCCGTGGCGGAGCACGAGCGCATCCTGGACGCACTTGTAGCCCGGGACGGCGAGCGCCTCGCCGAACTGCTGCGGGGCCATCTGCGGCACAAGCTGGACGCCGTCATCGAGGCCCGCTTCACCACCAACGGCGAGGCCAAGACCGAGGCCGGCGACGGCTGA
- a CDS encoding sarcosine oxidase subunit alpha family protein — MTARLPQGGRIDRERPLAFMFNGERYQGYAGDTLASALLANDVHLVSRSIKLHRPRGIVGRGPEEPNALLQVGRGAAALPNTRATQLPLRDGLEARSVNGRPSVNTDAMAVFDLAGKLMPAGFYYKTFMAPRGWWERYERVIRPAAGTGMVPDSPDPDRYEKVETHCDVLVAGAGAAGLAAALAAARAGARVIIADEQAEAGGGLLASRARIDGQSAADWAGAMRGALEQLPEVRVLPATTVFGHYDHRFIGLVERVQEQRPEAPVRERFWRVRTRELVIAAGAIERPIAFPDNDRPGIMTASAVREYLERYAVRCGRRAVVFTNNDSAYATAHALLAADAAVTVVDARRTPGAAAEQAEAAGARVLPGSVISATAGRRRVRRVSVRAAEGGTQDIDCDLVAVSGGWNPSVHLHSHARGELRWVPGLASFVPAEDLPHSRAVGACRGTFDLAAAIAEGFAAGAEAARAAGRGDGDAPAAPTVTDAEPGPEGLEVLWRVPGKGPAFVDLQNDVKASDLELALREGYRSIEHVKRYSVLGFGTDQGKLGNLVGMGIVAEALGKAPEAVGTTTYRPAWTPVTFGALVGPETGELFQPIRRTPMHEWHEAEGAVFEDVGQWKRARYYPREGEDMDAAVARECLATHQGVGVLDYSTLGKIDIQGPDAVTLLERVYTNNWRKLAVGRCRYGLMLDENGMVLDDGVTARLGEQHYLMYTSTGGAARVLAWLERWLQTEWPELEVYLTSVTDAWATVSLAGPHSRDLLWDLGTDIPLEAEAFPFMSVRTGSVAGMPARVQRVSFSGELTFEVSVPANFGLDLWTRVMEAGERYGATPYGTETMHVLRAEKGFIIVGQDTDGSISPIDLGMDGLVSRKKDCLGKRSLQRPELQRADRPQWVGLTPEDPERVIPEGAQLVADPDATPPVPMHGWVTSSYYAARIGRSIALGFVNGGRERYGERLFAWDLDAGVIPLTVTRPLFFDAEGERQNV; from the coding sequence ATGACCGCGAGGCTGCCCCAGGGCGGGCGTATCGACCGCGAGCGGCCGCTCGCGTTCATGTTCAACGGTGAGCGCTATCAGGGCTATGCCGGGGACACGCTTGCCTCGGCGCTGCTCGCCAACGACGTGCACCTGGTTTCCCGCAGCATCAAGCTGCATCGCCCGCGGGGCATCGTCGGCCGGGGGCCGGAGGAGCCGAACGCCCTGCTGCAGGTGGGCCGCGGTGCCGCTGCGCTACCCAACACGCGCGCCACCCAGCTGCCGCTGCGTGACGGCCTCGAGGCGCGCTCGGTCAACGGCCGCCCGAGCGTGAACACCGACGCCATGGCCGTGTTCGACCTCGCCGGCAAGCTGATGCCGGCAGGCTTCTACTACAAGACCTTCATGGCCCCGAGGGGCTGGTGGGAGCGCTACGAGCGCGTGATCCGGCCCGCCGCCGGCACCGGCATGGTACCGGACAGCCCCGACCCGGACCGCTACGAGAAGGTCGAGACCCACTGCGACGTGCTCGTGGCGGGCGCCGGTGCGGCGGGGCTCGCCGCCGCGCTCGCGGCCGCCCGCGCGGGGGCCCGTGTGATCATCGCCGACGAGCAGGCCGAGGCGGGGGGCGGCCTGCTGGCGAGCCGCGCGCGCATCGACGGTCAGAGCGCGGCGGACTGGGCCGGGGCGATGCGCGGCGCGCTGGAGCAGCTGCCCGAGGTGCGGGTGCTGCCCGCCACCACGGTGTTCGGCCACTACGATCACCGCTTCATCGGCCTGGTGGAGCGGGTGCAGGAGCAGCGCCCGGAGGCTCCGGTGCGGGAGCGCTTCTGGCGGGTGCGCACCCGCGAGCTGGTGATCGCCGCCGGGGCCATTGAGCGACCCATTGCCTTCCCCGACAACGACCGCCCCGGGATCATGACCGCCTCGGCGGTGCGGGAGTATCTGGAGCGCTATGCCGTGCGCTGTGGGCGCCGCGCGGTGGTGTTCACCAATAACGACTCCGCCTACGCCACCGCCCACGCGCTGCTGGCCGCGGACGCAGCGGTGACCGTGGTGGACGCGCGCCGCACGCCCGGCGCGGCGGCAGAGCAGGCAGAGGCGGCCGGCGCCCGGGTCCTGCCCGGGAGCGTGATCAGCGCCACCGCCGGCAGGCGGCGGGTGCGGCGGGTCTCGGTGCGCGCTGCCGAAGGCGGCACGCAGGACATCGACTGCGATCTCGTCGCCGTCTCCGGCGGCTGGAATCCGTCGGTGCACCTGCACTCCCACGCCCGGGGCGAGCTCCGCTGGGTGCCCGGGCTGGCGAGCTTCGTGCCCGCGGAGGACCTGCCCCACAGCCGTGCCGTCGGCGCCTGCCGAGGCACCTTCGACCTCGCCGCCGCCATCGCCGAGGGCTTCGCCGCCGGTGCCGAGGCGGCGCGGGCCGCAGGGCGGGGTGACGGCGACGCGCCCGCCGCGCCCACGGTCACCGACGCCGAGCCCGGGCCCGAGGGCCTGGAGGTGCTCTGGCGCGTGCCGGGCAAGGGCCCGGCCTTCGTCGATCTGCAGAACGACGTCAAGGCCAGCGACCTCGAGCTCGCCCTGCGCGAGGGCTACCGCTCGATAGAGCACGTGAAGCGCTACAGCGTGCTCGGTTTCGGGACCGATCAGGGCAAGCTCGGGAATCTGGTGGGCATGGGCATCGTCGCCGAGGCCCTGGGCAAGGCGCCGGAGGCCGTCGGGACCACCACCTACCGCCCGGCCTGGACGCCGGTGACCTTCGGCGCCCTGGTGGGGCCGGAAACCGGCGAGCTGTTCCAGCCCATCCGGCGCACGCCCATGCACGAATGGCACGAGGCCGAGGGCGCCGTATTCGAGGACGTCGGCCAGTGGAAGCGCGCCCGCTACTACCCCCGCGAGGGCGAGGACATGGACGCGGCCGTCGCCCGGGAGTGCCTCGCGACCCACCAGGGGGTCGGCGTGCTCGACTACTCGACCCTCGGCAAGATCGACATCCAGGGTCCGGACGCGGTGACCCTGCTCGAGCGCGTCTACACCAACAACTGGCGGAAGCTCGCCGTGGGCCGCTGCCGCTATGGCCTCATGCTCGACGAGAACGGGATGGTGCTGGACGACGGTGTCACCGCCCGGCTTGGCGAGCAGCACTACCTGATGTACACCAGCACCGGCGGCGCCGCCCGGGTGCTGGCCTGGCTGGAGCGCTGGCTGCAGACCGAATGGCCGGAGCTGGAGGTCTATCTCACCTCTGTCACCGACGCCTGGGCCACCGTGTCCCTGGCCGGGCCGCACAGCCGGGACCTGCTGTGGGACCTCGGCACGGACATTCCCCTGGAGGCGGAAGCGTTCCCCTTCATGTCCGTGCGCACGGGCAGCGTGGCCGGCATGCCGGCGCGGGTGCAGCGGGTGAGCTTCAGCGGCGAGCTGACCTTCGAGGTCAGCGTGCCGGCGAACTTCGGACTGGATCTGTGGACCCGGGTGATGGAGGCGGGCGAGCGCTACGGCGCCACGCCCTACGGCACCGAGACCATGCACGTGCTGCGGGCCGAGAAGGGCTTCATCATCGTCGGCCAGGACACGGACGGCTCGATCAGCCCCATCGACCTCGGCATGGACGGGCTGGTGAGCCGGAAGAAGGACTGCCTCGGCAAGCGATCACTGCAGCGTCCCGAGCTGCAGCGGGCGGACCGCCCGCAGTGGGTGGGGCTCACGCCGGAGGACCCCGAACGGGTGATCCCCGAGGGCGCCCAGCTGGTGGCGGACCCGGACGCGACGCCGCCGGTGCCCATGCACGGCTGGGTTACCTCCAGCTACTATGCCGCCCGCATCGGGCGCAGCATCGCGCTCGGCTTCGTCAACGGCGGCCGCGAGCGCTACGGCGAGCGGCTCTTCGCCTGGGACCTGGACGCCGGCGTGATCCCGCTGACGGTTACCCGGCCCCTGTTCTTCGATGCGGAAGGGGAGCGCCAGAATGTCTGA
- a CDS encoding GNAT family N-acetyltransferase: MQTAGTPSDAPIARAATELRGRQPTLRLAEAATPTQLAAVADLLEDYEQTLGIDIAFDGLAGERSALRAGDSGDGILLLATAGGEPAGCCALRPRGDGVWELKRLFVRADCTGQGIGERLVRRGLALAGARGARCVRLETSRLLVAAQRLYQRLGFREVPLERDLQIPLPLAMAFHLP; the protein is encoded by the coding sequence ATGCAAACCGCCGGAACACCATCCGACGCGCCGATTGCCCGGGCCGCCACCGAGCTGCGTGGACGGCAGCCGACACTCCGGCTGGCCGAGGCGGCGACACCGACGCAACTCGCCGCCGTCGCCGACCTGCTGGAAGACTACGAACAGACCCTCGGCATCGATATCGCCTTCGACGGCCTCGCCGGGGAACGTAGCGCGCTGCGTGCCGGCGACTCCGGCGATGGCATCCTGCTGCTGGCGACCGCGGGCGGTGAGCCCGCGGGCTGCTGCGCGCTTCGCCCCCGCGGTGACGGGGTCTGGGAGCTGAAACGGCTGTTCGTGCGCGCTGACTGCACCGGCCAGGGCATTGGTGAGCGCCTGGTCCGTCGCGGCCTCGCCCTCGCCGGTGCTCGCGGCGCACGCTGCGTGCGGCTCGAGACCAGCCGTCTACTGGTTGCCGCCCAACGGCTCTATCAGCGCCTGGGCTTCCGCGAGGTGCCGCTGGAGCGCGACCTGCAGATTCCGCTGCCGCTGGCCATGGCCTTCCATCTGCCCTGA